Proteins co-encoded in one Brassica oleracea var. oleracea cultivar TO1000 chromosome C4, BOL, whole genome shotgun sequence genomic window:
- the LOC106342387 gene encoding potassium channel AKT1: MGSLRSRGRHEIDEIEQLSRESSHFSLSTGILPSLGARSNRRIKLKRFVVSPYNHQYRIWEAFLVVLVVYTAWVSPFEFGFLRKPRPPLSITDNIVNGFFAIDIIMTFFVGYLDKSTYLLVDDRKMIAFKYLRSWFVLDLISTIPSEVAMKISSQSYGLFNMLRLWRVRRVGAFFARLEKDRNFNYFWVRCAKLVCVTIFAVHCAACFYYLIAARHHDPAKTWIGASNANFHDESLWMRYVTSMYWSITTLTTVGYGDLHPVNTKEMIFDIFYMLFNLGLTAYLIGNMTNLVVHGTSRTRNFRDTIQAASNFARRNHLPPRLQDQMLAHLCLKYRTDSEGLQQQETLDALPKAIRSSISHFLFYSLMDKVYLFRGVSNDLLFQLVSEMNAEYFPPKEDVILQNEAPTDFYILVNGTADLVIQDGGTENALKEVKAGDIIGEIGVLCYKPQLFTVRTKRLCQLLRMNRTTFLNIIQANVGDGTIIMNNLLQHLKEMNDPVMENVLLETENMLARGKLDLPINLFFAAMREDDLLLHQLLKRGQDPNESDNNGRTPLHIAASKGSLNCVLHLLEYHADPNCRDAEGNIPLWEAMVEGHEKIVKVLLEHGATIEAGDVGHFACTAAEQGNLKLLKEIVRHGGDVTRPRATGTSALHAAVCEGNIEMVKYLLEQGADVNKQDMHNWTAKDLADQQGHEEIKALFREKKNERTHIESSASVPILKTARRFLGRGTSEPNIRPPSREVSFRITETRPRRKTNNFDNSLFGILASQNVQKNGLATVDESRVVNQVRVTISCKEKDEVAVKLVLLPGSFKELLELGSSKFGIVAARVMSKDQNMAEIDDVDVIRDGDHLIFATDSSHS; the protein is encoded by the exons ATGGGGAGTCTCAGGAGTAGAGGGAGACACGAGATAGATGAGATCGAACAGCTTTCGAGAGAGAGTAGTCATTTCAGTCTTTCTACTGGAATCTTACCATCACTTGGAGCTAGAAGCAACCGACGAATTAAGCTAAAGAGATTCGTCGTGTCTCCTTACAATCATCAATACAG GATATGGGAGGCTTTCCTAGTGGTTCTTGTGGTTTATACTGCATGGGTTTCCCCTTTTGAGTTTGGGTTCTTGAGAAAGCCAAGGCCACCACTCTCTATCACCGATAACATTGTGAATGGATTCTTTGCGATCGATATCATCATGACGTTCTTTGTTGGTTACCTTGATAAATCAACTTACCTCCTCGTCGATGATCGTAAAATGATTGCCTTCAAGTACTTGCGTTCTTGGTTCGTCCTCGACCTCATATCAACTATCCCCTCTGAGGTGGCTATGAAAATCTCATCCCAGTCTTACGGATTATTTAACATGCTTCGGCTTTGGCGTGTTCGCAGAGTCGGTGCCTTCTTTGCCAG GCTTGAAAAAGATCGCAACTTCAACTATTTTTGGGTCCGGTGTGCAAAACTCGTTTGT GTTACAATTTTTGCGGTTCATTGTGCTGCATGTTTCTATTACCTTATCGCCGCACGGCACCATGACCCAGCAAAGACCTGGATTGGAGCATCTAACGCGAACTTCCATGACGAAAGCTTGTGGATGCGATATGTGACTTCCATGTACTGGTCCATCACTACTCTAACCACTGTTGGTTATGGTGATTTGCATCCAGTGAACACAAAGGAAATGATATTTGACATTTTCTATATGCTCTTCAACCTCGGGTTAACAGCATACTTGATTGGTAACATGACCAATTTGGTAGTCCATGGAACAAGTCGAACAAGAAACTTT AGAGATACAATACAAGCTGCTTCAAACTTCGCTCGTAGGAACCATTTACCACCTCGTTTGCAAGATCAGATGCTTGCACATTTATGCTTGAAGTATCGGACAGACTCGGAGGGGCTGCAACAGCAAGAGACCCTTGATGCACTCCCAAAAGCAATTAGATCGAGCATATCACACTTCCTTTTCTACTCTCTTATGGATAAAGTCTACCTCTTTCGCGGAGTATCCAACGACTTGCTTTTCCAGCTG GTCTCAGAAATGAATGCAGAGTACTTCCCACCAAAAGAAGATGTAATCTTGCAGAACGAAGCGCCAACAGACTTCTACATCCTTGTGAACGGTACTGCG GACTTGGTCATTCAAGATGGTGGAACAGAAAAT GCTTTGAAAGAGGTTAAAGCTGGAGACATTATAGGGGAGATAGGTGTGTTGTGTTACAAACCACAACTGTTTACTGTGAGAACAAAACGGCTGTGCCAACTATTGCGTATGAACCGTACAACTTTCTTGAATATCATTCAGGCTAATGTTGGAGATGGTACCATAATCATGAATAACTTACTTCAG CATTTAAAAGAGATGAATGATCCGGTTATGGAGAATGTTCTACTGGAAACAGAAAACATGCTTGCAAGGGGTAAACTGGATCTTCCTATCAACTTGTTCTTCGCTGCAATGAGAGAAGATGATTTGCTTTTACATCAGTTACTAAAGAGAGGACAAGATCCAAATGAATCGGATAACAATGGCAGAACGCCTCTG CATATAGCAGCATCAAAAGGAAGTCTCAACTGTGTGCTTCATTTGTTGGAGTACCATGCAGACCCTAACTGTAGAG ACGCGGAAGGGAACATACCACTATGGGAAGCAATGGTGGAAGGACATGAGAAAATTGTAAAAGTATTGTTGGAACATGGTGCTACCATAGAGGCAGGGGATGTTGGTCATTTTGCATGCACAGCGGCGGAACAAGGCAACTTGAAGCTACTAAAAGAAATAGTTCGACATGGTGGAGATGTTACCCGTCCAAGAGCCACAGGGACCTCTGCACTCCATGCTGCTGTATGTGAAGGGAATATCGAAATGGTTAAGTATCTCCTCGAGCAAGGTGCGGACGTTAACAAACAAGATATGCATAACTGGACGGCCAAGGATCTCGCAGACCAACAAGGGCATGAGGAGATTAAAGCATTATTCAGAGAAAAGAAAAATGAGAGGACGCATATTGAGTCGAGTGCCTCGGTTCCTATACTCAAAACCGCGAGACGATTCCTAGGAAGAGGTACTAGTGAACCTAACATCCGCCCTCCATCAAGAGAGGTGTCTTTTAGGATCACGGAAACAAGGCCAAGGCGGAAAACAAACAACTTTGATAACTCGTTGTTTGGGATATTAGCTAGTCAAAACGTGCAAAAGAACGGGCTAGCCACGGTGGACGAAAGCAGAGTCGTGAACCAGGTGAGGGTGACGATTAGTTGTAAGGAGAAAGATGAGGTAGCAGTGAAGCTGGTGCTGCTTCCAGGGAGTTTCAAGGAGTTGCTAGAATTGGGTTCCAGCAAGTTTGGTATTGTTGCTGCCAGAGTTATGAGCAAAGATCAGAACATGGCAGAGATTGATGATGTAGATGTTATAAGAGATGGAGATCATCTCATCTTTGCAACTGATTCTAGCCACTCCTAG
- the LOC106340132 gene encoding FBD-associated F-box protein At2g26860-like: MDRISGLSDELLVRILTFVPTKFAVSTSILSKRWEFVWTWVPKLEFVDNKYGSDLAIRDFISMNLPLLKPPVIESFLLKCFSSFPPEDITRWVATTVSRCIVELDIDCVYCWSGEPCLLLPSSLYTCESLVTLKLNGEKILLDVPRTVSLPILKTLHLGRVTYLNNDCFRLLISYCPALEDLVIERNGQDNMKTVAVISPSLQRLTLPIGHGLSPFVEEYVIVTPSLKYFKVEEYMLNYSYLVRHMPEVEEADINVQYYLFSIFDSITSVKRLSLCVSFNIISDEYMYHDGIFFNRLERLKLCIRFDYWSKLLFRLLHDSPNLRVLNLCVSKYIRFKKYELINWNSSEISVPSCLLESLETFEFAEYRGSREERDFVSFIIRHACHLKSSTITPCTGIETDSVSESSDEC; the protein is encoded by the exons ATGGACAGAATCAGTGGACTATCAGATGAGTTACTGGTCAGGATACTAACGTTTGTTCCGACAAAATTCGCTGTCTCCACCAGCATTTTATCTAAACGATGGGAGTTTGTATGGACGTGGGTGCCTAAACTCGAGTTCGTGGATAATAAGTACGGATCAGACCTTGCAATCAGGGATTTCATCAGCATGAATCTGCCACTACTCAAACCTCCGGTCATAGAGAGCTTTCTCCTCAAATGCTTTTCATCATTCCCACCTGAGGATATCACTCGGTGGGTTGCAACTACGGTTTCTCGCTGCATCGTTGAGCTAGATATCGACTGTGTATACTGTTGGTCTGGAGAACCTTGTTTGTTATTGCCGAGCAGCTTGTATACCTGCGAATCCCTAGTGACTTTGAAACTCAACGGCGAGAAGATTCTGCTGGATGTTCCTCGGACAGTTTCTCTCCCTATATTGAAAACTCTGCATCTCGGACGCGTGACTTACCTAAACAACGACTGTTTTCGGCTGCTTATATCCTACTGCCCAGCTCTTGAGGATCTGGTTATCGAACGAAATGGTCAGGACAACATGAAAACCGTAGCTGTGATTAGTCCGTCCTTGCAGAGGCTAACCTTACCGATAGGTCACGGGTTGTCTCCTTTCGTTGAGGAGTATGTGATAGTGACTCCTTCTTTGAAGTATTTCAAAGTTGAGGAATATATGTTAAACTACTCTTATTTGGTTAGACATATGCCCGAGGTTGAAGAGGCAGACATCAATGTCCAGTATTATTTGTTTAGTATCTTCGATTCCATCACATCTGTCAAACGCCTCTCCTTGTGCGTATCATTCAACATCATTTCAGATGAG TATATGTATCATGATGGTATATTCTTCAATCGGCTTGAACGTCTGAAGCTATGTATACGCTTTGATTATTGGTCCAAGCTGCTTTTCCGGCTGCTCCATGATTCTCCTAATCTCCGAGTTCTTAATCTCTGTGTCTCC AAATATATACGTTTCAAGAAGTATGAACTAATTAACTGGAACAGCAGCGAGATCTCTGTTCCGAGCTGTTTGTTGGAGAGCCTTGAAACGTTCGAGTTTGCAGAGTACAGGGGAAGTCGAGAAGAGAGAGACTTCGTGAGTTTTATCATCAGACACGCTTGTCACTTGAAGTCCTCGACGATCACGCCTTGCACCGGGATAGAAACTGATTCCGTTTCAGAAAGTTCTGATGAGTGCTAA
- the LOC106336761 gene encoding two-component response regulator ARR12 isoform X2, whose protein sequence is MTVERQDCVALDQFPVGMRVLAVDDDQTCLRILESLLHRCQYHVTTTNQAQKALELLRENKNKFDLVISDVDMPDMDGFKLLELVGLEMDLPVIMLSAHSDPKYVMKGVTHGACDYLLKPVRIEELKNIWQHVVRKNRGSNNGDKKDGSGNEGVANSDQNNGRANRKRKDQYNEDEDEERDDNDDPSSQKKPRVVWTVELHKKFVAAVNQLGFEKAMPKKILDLMNVEKLTRENVASHLQKFRLYLKRISGNQQAIMANSDLHFLQMSNGLDGFHHRPIPVGSGQFHGGAAAAGMRPFPPNNGILGRLNTPSGIGGVRNLSSPPSSGMFLQNPTDLGKFHHVSSLPLNHIDGGNILQGLPIPLEFDQLQTNNNKSIIAGNSMAFPSFPTSLPNNNNHLVLEGHPQASPSAFPGHQINKRLEHWSNAVSSSSSTLPPPGQNSNSLISHQFDASSSNYSIPFCDSTIPLNPALDHTNPRAFYRATDLDSNANVQPGVYYDSLQMRQSGNYGPTTDAMLSSNPKEGFTVGQQKLQSGFMGGEAGSLDDIVNSTMKQSQGDLSEGDLGYGGFSSLRTCI, encoded by the exons ATGACTGTTGAACGACAAGATTGTGTAGCCTTGGACCAGTTTCCTGTAGGAATGAGAGTTCTTGCTGTTGACGATGACCAGACTTGTCTTCGTATCCTCGAATCCTTGCTTCATCGTTGCCAATACCATG TTACAACGACGAACCAGGCCCAAAAGGCTCTAGAGTTATTGAGAGAGAACAAGAACAAGTTTGATCTGGTTATTAGCGATGTTGACATGCCTGACATGGATGGTTTCAAACTGCTTGAGCTTGTTGGTCTTGAAATGGACCTACCTGTCATTA TGTTATCTGCCCATAGCGATCCAAAGTATGTGATGAAAGGAGTTACTCACGGGGCTTGTGACTATCTACTGAAACCGGTTCGTATCGAGGAGCTGAAAAACATATGGCAACATGTGGTGAGAAAGAACCGTGGGAGTAATAACGGTGACAAGAAAGATGGATCGGGTAACGAAGGTGTTGCAAACTCTGATCAGAACAATGGGAGAGCAAATAGAAAACGTAAAGATCAGTACAATGAAGATGAAGACGAGGAAAGAGATGATAACGATGATCCATCATCTCAAAAGAAGCCTCGTGTTGTTTGGACCGTTGAGCTCCACAAGAAATTCGTAGCAGCGGTTAACCAATTGGGTTTTGAGA AGGCAATGCCTAAAAAGATTCTTGATCTGATGAATGTTGAGAAGCTCACTAGAGAGAATGTGGCTAGTCATCTTCAG AAGTTTCGCCTTTACTTGAAGAGGATCAGTGGGAATCAACAAGCTATTATGGCCAACTCTGACTTACATTTCTTGCAAATGAGCAATGGACTTGACGGTTTCCACCACCGACCGATTCCCGTTGGATCCGGTCAGTTCCATGGTGGAGCCGCCGCTGCGGGGATGAGACCGTTCCCTCCAAATAATGGGATTCTTGGCCGACTCAACACTCCTTCTGGAATCGGTGGTGTCCGCAACCTTTCTTCTCCTCCTTCTTCAGGAATGTTCTTGCAAAACCCAACCGATCTTGGAAAGTTTCACCATGTCTCATCACTTCCTCTTAACCACATTGACGGAGGAAACATACTTCAAGGTTTACCAATACCTTTAGAGTTCGACCAGCTTCAGACAAACAACAACAAGAGCATCATCGCCGGGAACTCAATGGCTTTTCCTAGCTTCCCTACTTCCCTTCCTAATAACAACAATCACTTGGTTCTAGAAGGTCACCCACAAGCATCTCCTTCAGCCTTCCCTGGTCACCAGATCAATAAACGTTTGGAACATTGGTCAAACGCTGTATCATCATCATCGTCCACTCTTCCTCCTCCTGGTCAGAACAGTAATAGCCTCATCAGTCATCAGTTCGATGCCTCCTCATCAAACTATTCCATCCCATTCTGTGACTCTACAATTCCATTGAATCCAGCGTTGGATCATACAAATCCCCGAGCTTTCTACAGAGCCACGGACTTGGATTCAAATGCAAATGTGCAGCCTGGAGTCTATTATGATTCATTGCAGATGAGACAATCAGGCAACTACGGTCCAACCACGGATGCTATGCTGAGTAGTAACCCCAAGGAAGGGTTCACCGTGGGACAGCAGAAGTTACAGAGTGGATTCATGGGAGGAGAAGCTGGTTCTTTAGACGATATAGTCAATTCCACTATGAAACAG AGCCAAGGAGACTTGTCGGAAGGTGATTTGGGATATGGAGGCTTTAGCTCACTTAGAACATGCATATGA
- the LOC106336761 gene encoding two-component response regulator ARR12 isoform X1, whose translation MTVERQDCVALDQFPVGMRVLAVDDDQTCLRILESLLHRCQYHVTTTNQAQKALELLRENKNKFDLVISDVDMPDMDGFKLLELVGLEMDLPVIMLSAHSDPKYVMKGVTHGACDYLLKPVRIEELKNIWQHVVRKNRGSNNGDKKDGSGNEGVANSDQNNGRANRKRKDQYNEDEDEERDDNDDPSSQKKPRVVWTVELHKKFVAAVNQLGFEKAMPKKILDLMNVEKLTRENVASHLQKFRLYLKRISGNQQAIMANSDLHFLQMSNGLDGFHHRPIPVGSGQFHGGAAAAGMRPFPPNNGILGRLNTPSGIGGVRNLSSPPSSGMFLQNPTDLGKFHHVSSLPLNHIDGGNILQGLPIPLEFDQLQTNNNKSIIAGNSMAFPSFPTSLPNNNNHLVLEGHPQASPSAFPGHQINKRLEHWSNAVSSSSSTLPPPGQNSNSLISHQFDASSSNYSIPFCDSTIPLNPALDHTNPRAFYRATDLDSNANVQPGVYYDSLQMRQSGNYGPTTDAMLSSNPKEGFTVGQQKLQSGFMGGEAGSLDDIVNSTMKQEQSQGDLSEGDLGYGGFSSLRTCI comes from the exons ATGACTGTTGAACGACAAGATTGTGTAGCCTTGGACCAGTTTCCTGTAGGAATGAGAGTTCTTGCTGTTGACGATGACCAGACTTGTCTTCGTATCCTCGAATCCTTGCTTCATCGTTGCCAATACCATG TTACAACGACGAACCAGGCCCAAAAGGCTCTAGAGTTATTGAGAGAGAACAAGAACAAGTTTGATCTGGTTATTAGCGATGTTGACATGCCTGACATGGATGGTTTCAAACTGCTTGAGCTTGTTGGTCTTGAAATGGACCTACCTGTCATTA TGTTATCTGCCCATAGCGATCCAAAGTATGTGATGAAAGGAGTTACTCACGGGGCTTGTGACTATCTACTGAAACCGGTTCGTATCGAGGAGCTGAAAAACATATGGCAACATGTGGTGAGAAAGAACCGTGGGAGTAATAACGGTGACAAGAAAGATGGATCGGGTAACGAAGGTGTTGCAAACTCTGATCAGAACAATGGGAGAGCAAATAGAAAACGTAAAGATCAGTACAATGAAGATGAAGACGAGGAAAGAGATGATAACGATGATCCATCATCTCAAAAGAAGCCTCGTGTTGTTTGGACCGTTGAGCTCCACAAGAAATTCGTAGCAGCGGTTAACCAATTGGGTTTTGAGA AGGCAATGCCTAAAAAGATTCTTGATCTGATGAATGTTGAGAAGCTCACTAGAGAGAATGTGGCTAGTCATCTTCAG AAGTTTCGCCTTTACTTGAAGAGGATCAGTGGGAATCAACAAGCTATTATGGCCAACTCTGACTTACATTTCTTGCAAATGAGCAATGGACTTGACGGTTTCCACCACCGACCGATTCCCGTTGGATCCGGTCAGTTCCATGGTGGAGCCGCCGCTGCGGGGATGAGACCGTTCCCTCCAAATAATGGGATTCTTGGCCGACTCAACACTCCTTCTGGAATCGGTGGTGTCCGCAACCTTTCTTCTCCTCCTTCTTCAGGAATGTTCTTGCAAAACCCAACCGATCTTGGAAAGTTTCACCATGTCTCATCACTTCCTCTTAACCACATTGACGGAGGAAACATACTTCAAGGTTTACCAATACCTTTAGAGTTCGACCAGCTTCAGACAAACAACAACAAGAGCATCATCGCCGGGAACTCAATGGCTTTTCCTAGCTTCCCTACTTCCCTTCCTAATAACAACAATCACTTGGTTCTAGAAGGTCACCCACAAGCATCTCCTTCAGCCTTCCCTGGTCACCAGATCAATAAACGTTTGGAACATTGGTCAAACGCTGTATCATCATCATCGTCCACTCTTCCTCCTCCTGGTCAGAACAGTAATAGCCTCATCAGTCATCAGTTCGATGCCTCCTCATCAAACTATTCCATCCCATTCTGTGACTCTACAATTCCATTGAATCCAGCGTTGGATCATACAAATCCCCGAGCTTTCTACAGAGCCACGGACTTGGATTCAAATGCAAATGTGCAGCCTGGAGTCTATTATGATTCATTGCAGATGAGACAATCAGGCAACTACGGTCCAACCACGGATGCTATGCTGAGTAGTAACCCCAAGGAAGGGTTCACCGTGGGACAGCAGAAGTTACAGAGTGGATTCATGGGAGGAGAAGCTGGTTCTTTAGACGATATAGTCAATTCCACTATGAAACAG GAACAGAGCCAAGGAGACTTGTCGGAAGGTGATTTGGGATATGGAGGCTTTAGCTCACTTAGAACATGCATATGA